Proteins found in one Paenibacillus dendritiformis genomic segment:
- a CDS encoding helix-turn-helix domain-containing protein, which yields MRRSIIESAVQYIETHLKEPLHADEVARHVHVSYYHFHRLFHAMTGETIGDYIRKRRLTEASLELMGTRRPILDIAIDYQFESHEAFSRAFKKVFGLSPHAFRRKGIRPVVNSKGALVGPRLRHRVRSITIEPEIVELERSITVFGLQGHSNLRDNLIPDMWSELLRQRREAPPGSLVSTAYGICQAMGAMPVHDLSEDTMFGQFVGFEAAGDGPPPPGMGAYVIRPGKYAVFRHRGPTSLLRSSYEYIWGTWLQGASWELDDRDDFEQYGEDFYGTEHEDSIIRIYIPVKPEAGASG from the coding sequence ATGAGACGTTCCATCATCGAAAGCGCGGTCCAATATATCGAGACCCATCTGAAGGAACCGCTGCATGCGGACGAGGTGGCCCGCCATGTGCATGTCTCCTACTATCACTTCCACCGCTTGTTCCATGCGATGACGGGGGAGACGATCGGAGACTATATCCGCAAGCGGAGACTGACGGAAGCGTCGCTGGAGCTGATGGGAACGCGGCGGCCGATATTGGACATCGCCATCGATTATCAGTTCGAGTCGCATGAAGCCTTCAGCCGCGCATTCAAAAAAGTGTTCGGCCTGTCCCCGCACGCCTTCCGCCGCAAGGGGATCCGGCCGGTCGTCAACAGCAAAGGGGCGCTGGTCGGCCCGCGGCTGCGGCATCGCGTCAGGAGCATCACCATCGAACCGGAGATCGTCGAGCTGGAGCGGAGCATTACGGTCTTCGGATTGCAGGGCCACAGCAACCTGCGCGACAATCTTATCCCGGACATGTGGTCCGAATTGCTCCGGCAGCGCCGGGAGGCCCCGCCCGGGAGCTTGGTATCGACGGCTTACGGCATCTGTCAGGCGATGGGGGCGATGCCCGTGCATGATCTGAGCGAGGATACAATGTTCGGGCAATTCGTCGGCTTCGAGGCAGCAGGGGACGGGCCGCCTCCGCCAGGGATGGGGGCTTATGTGATTCGCCCGGGCAAGTACGCGGTCTTCCGCCACCGGGGCCCAACCTCCTTGCTCCGCAGCAGCTATGAGTACATTTGGGGCACATGGCTGCAAGGCGCCTCCTGGGAACTGGACGATCGCGACGATTTCGAGCAGTATGGAGAAGACTTTTACGGAACGGAGCATGAGGACTCCATCATTCGGATCTACATCCCGGTCAAGCCGGAGGCCGGCGCATCCGGTTGA
- a CDS encoding 3'-5' exoribonuclease YhaM family protein, with amino-acid sequence MTLIKQLTNQDEFIGFYLLKELEVKQTNGNPPKDYLDIVLCDATGQLPAKYWDASSTDKETFFPMGLVKVRGIVQTYRERLQVKILQIRPAKEEDGVTLTDFIRSAPIRPIDLIHTIKQAIASISDTEIRALVSFCVGKVEEKLMHYPAAKTHHHAYFAGLAYHMVRMLEIGDFLCRQRPFLNPDLLRAGIILHDIAKPEEMVAQLGIVSEYSVQGKLVGHISMASNWITEAALRLDIDLDSPKVLGLQHLVLSHHNLGEWGSPVQPQTPEAVALHHIDALDAKLQMVEDALDTTPETEEWTPFIRGLENKAIYRMKL; translated from the coding sequence GTGACATTAATCAAGCAACTGACGAATCAGGACGAGTTTATCGGCTTTTATTTATTGAAGGAGCTGGAGGTCAAGCAGACGAACGGCAATCCGCCGAAGGATTATTTGGACATCGTCCTGTGCGATGCGACCGGACAGCTTCCCGCTAAATATTGGGATGCTTCCTCGACCGATAAGGAGACGTTTTTCCCGATGGGGCTCGTGAAGGTGCGAGGCATCGTGCAGACCTACCGGGAGAGGCTGCAGGTGAAAATACTGCAAATCCGGCCGGCCAAGGAGGAGGACGGGGTGACGCTGACCGATTTCATTCGTTCGGCTCCCATCCGCCCCATCGACCTGATTCATACGATCAAGCAAGCCATCGCCAGCATTTCCGATACGGAGATTCGCGCGCTTGTCTCCTTCTGCGTAGGGAAGGTGGAGGAGAAGCTGATGCACTACCCGGCGGCGAAAACTCATCACCATGCCTATTTCGCGGGGTTGGCCTACCATATGGTGCGCATGCTGGAGATCGGTGACTTTTTGTGCCGGCAGCGGCCGTTCCTGAATCCGGATCTGTTGAGGGCGGGCATCATTCTTCACGATATTGCGAAGCCGGAGGAGATGGTGGCCCAACTCGGCATCGTATCGGAATACAGCGTTCAGGGCAAGCTGGTCGGCCATATTTCGATGGCATCGAACTGGATTACGGAGGCGGCCCTGCGGCTCGACATCGATCTTGATTCGCCGAAGGTGCTCGGCCTGCAGCATCTCGTGCTGTCGCATCATAATCTGGGCGAATGGGGCAGCCCGGTGCAACCGCAGACGCCGGAGGCGGTGGCGCTCCATCATATCGACGCGCTCGATGCGAAGCTCCAGATGGTCGAGGATGCGCTGGACACGACGCCGGAGACGGAGGAGTGGACGCCGTTCATCCGCGGCTTGGAGAACAAGGCGATCTATCGAATGAAGCTGTAG
- the tnpB gene encoding IS66 family insertion sequence element accessory protein TnpB (TnpB, as the term is used for proteins encoded by IS66 family insertion elements, is considered an accessory protein, since TnpC, encoded by a neighboring gene, is a DDE family transposase.) produces MATQPKLIRKMIDGLPAIVHEQFLLDPFSSTLFVYCNHRRGELKILHWDHAGFWLYYRRLERSSFQRPAGGPAPLCSPRGTSLGAGSSKRLNSNGKMPSCRPNSSFGFLFSLLRGL; encoded by the coding sequence GACGCAACCGAAATTAATTCGCAAAATGATCGATGGACTGCCCGCTATTGTGCATGAACAATTTTTGCTCGATCCGTTCTCCTCGACGCTATTCGTGTATTGCAACCACAGACGGGGCGAGCTCAAAATCCTCCATTGGGATCATGCCGGTTTTTGGCTGTACTATCGCAGGTTGGAGCGTAGCTCCTTTCAACGACCGGCAGGCGGTCCGGCTCCGCTTTGCTCACCCAGGGGAACTTCGCTGGGTGCTGGCAGCAGCAAAAGGCTTAACTCAAACGGCAAAATGCCGAGTTGTCGGCCAAACTCCAGTTTCGGCTTCCTCTTTTCCCTCTTGCGAGGCCTTTGA